The following are from one region of the Candidatus Omnitrophota bacterium genome:
- a CDS encoding response regulator, which translates to MVKLLVADDELKICHLLESFFAERGFNVLTAHDGEAVLSCIRAERPHLVFLDLHMPGVSGLEILKEAKALDAAIKVIIITAVEDEETIQQARLLGAADYVIKPFSLEYLKEEVLSKVSTSLYEDLRRANEDLKKSNDELRRITLGIVSAFSMVVSKIDPHYTHEHVSRSVEYAGRIIRQLRGMQLPSLKTVSDEVLLAGSLRHDVGNIFTPIEILFKPGPLSDEEWRIMRQHPVDGAEILEQIPELAEMAKIVRYHQEAYDGSGYPEGLKGEEIPIGARIATVVDAFDAMVTDRPYRKGMTVEKAIEELKRNRGTQFDPHVVDAMIALYEVGELKPACMPDPVHSAHSLGTNGAPPLAKTPHDHTPPKTSS; encoded by the coding sequence ATGGTCAAGCTGCTCGTGGCCGATGACGAACTGAAGATCTGCCACCTCTTGGAATCGTTTTTCGCCGAGCGGGGGTTTAATGTCCTGACCGCCCACGACGGCGAAGCGGTGCTCTCGTGCATCCGCGCGGAGCGCCCCCACCTGGTGTTTCTCGATCTGCACATGCCCGGGGTCAGCGGCCTAGAGATCCTCAAAGAAGCCAAGGCGCTGGACGCCGCGATCAAAGTCATCATCATCACGGCGGTGGAAGATGAGGAGACGATTCAGCAAGCCCGCCTGCTGGGGGCCGCCGACTATGTGATCAAGCCCTTCAGCCTGGAGTATCTCAAAGAAGAAGTGCTCTCGAAAGTGAGCACGTCGCTGTACGAGGATCTGCGCCGCGCCAACGAAGACTTAAAGAAGTCGAACGATGAGCTGCGGCGGATCACGCTGGGCATCGTCTCGGCCTTTTCCATGGTCGTCTCCAAGATCGACCCCCATTACACGCATGAGCATGTCTCCCGCAGTGTGGAGTATGCCGGGCGCATCATCAGGCAGCTGCGCGGCATGCAGCTGCCCTCGCTGAAGACGGTGAGCGATGAGGTGCTGCTGGCGGGGAGTCTGCGGCACGACGTCGGCAATATCTTCACACCGATAGAGATTTTGTTTAAGCCCGGGCCGCTCTCGGATGAGGAGTGGCGGATCATGCGGCAGCATCCGGTGGATGGGGCCGAGATCCTCGAGCAGATTCCGGAGCTCGCCGAGATGGCCAAGATCGTGCGCTACCATCAGGAAGCCTACGACGGCTCCGGCTACCCCGAGGGGCTCAAGGGCGAGGAGATTCCCATCGGCGCTCGGATCGCCACGGTGGTGGATGCCTTCGATGCCATGGTGACCGACCGGCCGTATCGCAAAGGCATGACGGTGGAGAAAGCCATCGAAGAGCTGAAGCGCAACCGGGGCACCCAGTTTGATCCGCACGTGGTCGACGCGATGATCGCGCTCTATGAGGTGGGCGAGCTCAAGCCCGCGTGCATGCCGGATCCGGTGCATTCGGCCCATTCGCTGGGCACCAACGGGGCCCCGCCCCTCGCCAAGACACCGCACGACCACACCCCTCCGAAAACATCGTCCTAA
- a CDS encoding ATP-binding protein, whose protein sequence is MNRLIEPVLIKRLNTWRSVALLGARQVGKSYALQQMLHTHPGTLFSLDDPNERQEAARDPLRYVEQRYRKGRYLVIDEAARVPEIFSAVKILVDRHDPKPTGICLANSGNYLRLRNIKESLAGRVSLVSMYSLSWQELASSSRRPGLVSLFASGHAPLRIPRPASLTQLNRQREERLLWGGMPAPALQPEPESRILWARDYVRTYILPLVVEQFHIRESLAFEQAARSIMLCSGRFFNANQLASSVGVSQPTLQHYAHILQAMMVVQFVPVFFRNLNKRLVKQPKVYVMDPLLLNQSLDSFSFHRAINTHEIGRLYEVFVFAELQKTIANYGLFAETFTWRTQDQAEVDIVISAPKGLLPFEVTWSQRPTKRDASGLLAFLDDHPDAKHGYIIYPGQTVQRITPHITALPDWWLFGSDAPI, encoded by the coding sequence ATGAATCGATTGATCGAGCCAGTGCTCATTAAGCGCTTGAACACCTGGCGGTCGGTGGCGTTGCTGGGAGCTCGTCAGGTGGGAAAATCTTATGCGCTGCAGCAGATGCTCCACACCCACCCCGGCACGCTCTTTTCACTGGATGATCCTAATGAGCGGCAAGAGGCGGCTCGTGACCCGCTGCGCTATGTCGAACAGCGCTACCGGAAGGGTCGCTATCTCGTCATTGATGAAGCGGCGCGGGTCCCGGAGATCTTTAGCGCGGTAAAAATCCTGGTCGATCGCCATGACCCGAAACCCACCGGCATCTGCTTAGCGAACTCTGGCAATTATTTGCGGCTGCGCAATATCAAGGAATCGTTGGCAGGGCGGGTGAGTCTTGTGTCAATGTATTCCTTGTCGTGGCAGGAACTCGCGAGCTCGAGCCGGCGGCCTGGTTTAGTGAGCCTCTTTGCTTCGGGCCATGCGCCGTTGCGCATACCACGTCCCGCATCATTGACACAGCTGAACCGCCAACGAGAAGAACGGCTGCTCTGGGGAGGGATGCCGGCACCGGCGTTGCAGCCTGAACCAGAGAGTCGCATCTTGTGGGCACGCGACTATGTGCGCACCTATATCCTGCCGCTGGTCGTTGAGCAATTTCACATCAGAGAAAGCTTGGCGTTTGAGCAAGCCGCTCGCTCGATCATGCTCTGTAGCGGCCGTTTTTTCAATGCGAATCAATTAGCCTCCTCGGTGGGGGTCAGTCAACCCACCCTCCAGCACTATGCACATATCTTGCAGGCCATGATGGTGGTGCAGTTCGTCCCAGTGTTTTTCCGGAACCTCAACAAGCGATTGGTCAAGCAGCCGAAAGTTTACGTCATGGATCCGCTGCTCTTAAATCAATCGCTCGATAGTTTTTCGTTCCACCGCGCCATCAACACGCATGAAATCGGACGCCTCTATGAGGTTTTTGTCTTTGCGGAACTCCAAAAAACCATCGCGAACTACGGACTCTTTGCTGAGACATTTACGTGGAGAACCCAAGATCAAGCGGAGGTGGACATTGTCATTTCGGCCCCCAAAGGCTTACTGCCATTTGAAGTCACATGGTCTCAGCGACCCACAAAACGCGATGCCTCGGGTCTGCTGGCGTTTTTGGACGATCATCCCGATGCGAAACATGGCTATATCATCTATCCTGGGCAAACGGTCCAACGGATCACGCCGCACATCACCGCGCTGCCGGACTGGTGGCTTTTTGGCAGTGATGCGCCCATCTAA
- a CDS encoding GAF domain-containing protein encodes MTPMPSRLTPRQIRISKAALSIVLYAVVLVIPAVAFLFTFIWNRESLSGWWWVVPLGLFGALAVIAPMVYTSLIGRLEEELFHDQRRYQRTLIAASSGMTRIKDLGRLCRMIVYTVNRTVLLGNTALFLYEPKEQRYVLKAGRYPSMIPVGQVVPQTDPLTVVLQERRDVLVLEELRAQAESARKIGDGRAQYLTAIEAWMRKMEVKLIVPSFSGEKLLAFLALGGKCSNEPYSMDDMAIFSSLASQAALAIENALFFEELRENEMYMVQSEKLASLGQLASGMAHEIHNPLTIISGEAQLYLERFKGQDAKVDEVLRSIIEECQRAADITRRILRFAKPAVAEQGTVNFKTTVEETLALVGYQVRMDRFECAVDVPENLPTVRGNQNQLQEVLLNLILNACQAMGEKGGKLWLSATTKNGHVVLQVKDNGPGIAPAVQRKVFDPFYTTKSSGTGLGLFVSQRIIKAHGGTIEVESVEGRGTCFTIKLPAC; translated from the coding sequence ATGACGCCGATGCCGAGCCGCCTGACCCCGCGCCAGATCCGCATCAGCAAGGCCGCGCTCTCCATCGTGCTCTATGCCGTGGTGCTGGTGATTCCGGCCGTGGCGTTTTTGTTCACGTTCATCTGGAACCGGGAATCGCTGTCGGGGTGGTGGTGGGTGGTGCCGCTGGGGCTCTTCGGGGCGCTGGCCGTTATCGCGCCGATGGTTTACACCTCGCTGATCGGCCGGCTGGAAGAGGAGCTGTTCCACGATCAGCGCCGGTATCAGCGCACGCTGATCGCGGCCTCCAGCGGCATGACGCGCATCAAGGACTTAGGGCGCCTCTGCCGCATGATCGTCTACACGGTGAATCGCACGGTGCTGCTGGGCAACACGGCGCTGTTTCTCTATGAGCCGAAGGAGCAGCGCTACGTGCTGAAAGCGGGCCGGTATCCGTCGATGATCCCGGTGGGGCAGGTCGTCCCGCAGACCGATCCGCTGACCGTGGTGCTGCAGGAGCGCCGCGACGTGTTGGTGCTCGAGGAGCTGCGCGCGCAGGCCGAGTCGGCGCGCAAGATCGGCGACGGCCGAGCGCAGTACCTGACCGCCATCGAAGCGTGGATGCGGAAGATGGAGGTCAAGCTGATCGTGCCCAGCTTCTCCGGCGAAAAATTGCTGGCGTTTCTGGCCCTGGGCGGCAAGTGCTCCAACGAGCCGTACTCGATGGATGATATGGCGATTTTCTCCAGCCTGGCGAGCCAAGCGGCCCTGGCGATTGAAAACGCGCTCTTCTTCGAGGAGCTGCGCGAGAACGAAATGTACATGGTGCAGTCGGAGAAGCTCGCCAGCCTGGGGCAGCTCGCCTCGGGCATGGCGCATGAGATCCACAATCCGCTGACGATCATCTCGGGCGAAGCGCAGCTCTACCTGGAGCGGTTTAAGGGGCAGGATGCGAAAGTGGATGAGGTCTTACGGAGCATCATCGAAGAGTGCCAGCGGGCGGCGGATATCACGCGGCGGATTCTGCGGTTCGCCAAGCCGGCGGTGGCGGAGCAGGGCACGGTCAATTTCAAGACGACGGTGGAGGAGACGCTCGCCCTGGTGGGCTATCAGGTGCGGATGGATCGGTTTGAGTGCGCCGTCGACGTGCCGGAAAATCTGCCGACGGTGCGCGGCAACCAAAACCAGCTGCAGGAGGTGCTGCTGAACCTGATCCTCAACGCCTGCCAGGCGATGGGGGAGAAGGGCGGCAAGCTGTGGCTGAGCGCCACGACCAAAAACGGGCATGTGGTCCTGCAGGTGAAGGACAACGGGCCGGGGATCGCGCCGGCAGTACAGCGCAAGGTGTTTGATCCGTTCTACACGACGAAGTCGAGCGGCACCGGGCTGGGGCTGTTTGTGAGCCAGCGGATCATCAAGGCGCACGGCGGCACGATTGAGGTGGAGTCGGTGGAAGGAAGGGGTACCTGCTTCACGATCAAGCTGCCGGCTTGCTAA
- a CDS encoding response regulator: MAGQATIVAIDDEAEFTSTLREFFSARGYTVHVALTAPTGVELIARHLPQVVLVDLKLPGMDGDEVLQLVRRDYPATKVIVITAYNDGGKTRDRLLALGAFAHYDKPLSSLRDLAETVKRAVAPA, from the coding sequence ATGGCGGGGCAGGCGACGATCGTGGCGATTGATGATGAGGCGGAGTTTACGAGCACCCTCCGGGAGTTTTTCAGCGCGCGGGGCTATACCGTGCACGTGGCCCTGACCGCGCCCACGGGTGTTGAGCTGATCGCCCGGCATCTGCCGCAGGTGGTGCTGGTGGATTTGAAGCTGCCGGGGATGGATGGCGATGAGGTGCTGCAGCTCGTGCGCCGCGACTATCCCGCCACAAAAGTGATCGTGATCACCGCGTACAACGACGGGGGCAAGACCCGCGACCGGTTGCTCGCTTTGGGCGCCTTCGCCCACTATGATAAACCCCTCTCGTCGCTGCGCGACCTGGCCGAAACCGTCAAGCGCGCCGTGGCCCCCGCCTAA